CTCGCTTTTGCCGACAACCTTGCAGACCAGATCGAGGCCGCGCTCCGAAGCGATCGACCCCGCATGCCACTGCGCCCATACAGCGAAACGCTGCAGTTGTTCGGCCGAGCTCGATCTGATCTCGAGGGTGAACCTCACCTGCCCAGGGACCACATTCGAAGCGTTTGGAAGGACTTGAAGCTTGCCAACGGTCGCGACCATAGCCGTCTCCTCGCCAAGAGCTCTGCTCTCGAAACCCACGATCATGGCCGATGCTCCAACCATAGCGTCCTTGCGCGTTCCCATGGGAGTTGTCCCGGAATGATCGGCTCGTCCGGTCACTTCGAAAACCATCCGCGTTATGCCGACAATCGCGGTAACCACGCCGACGTCGTCACCGGCAGACTCCAAAACTCGACCCTGCTCGATATGCATCTCGAGAAAGGCCTTGATTTCGCCCTTCATGCGGATAGGGGCACCCAGCTTGTGCGGGTCCCCGCCCATCAAGGCTATGCCCTCGGCAAGTGTGGTCCCGTCTGCGGCCCTGTGCGACAGCTGCGCGTCGGTAAGTTCACCCGCCATAGCGCGGCTGCCGATGCAAGACAGCTCGTACTTGTTTGGCTCCTCCGCCAGGAAATCGATAACCTCGAACGGATGCCGAAGCCTCTGACCTGCGTCCCGTAAGGTGCTAATTGCCTCGAGCGC
This genomic window from Pararhizobium capsulatum DSM 1112 contains:
- a CDS encoding Zn-dependent hydrolase; this translates as MKMHKETTGPIVNADRIQGRIDKLSTFTDPDKPWSRIAFGENHRKARAWLTEEMRSLGMAVEIDAGGNLIGRLPGVSGNLPPLASGSHSDTVPDGGRFDGAAGVIVALEAISTLRDAGQRLRHPFEVIDFLAEEPNKYELSCIGSRAMAGELTDAQLSHRAADGTTLAEGIALMGGDPHKLGAPIRMKGEIKAFLEMHIEQGRVLESAGDDVGVVTAIVGITRMVFEVTGRADHSGTTPMGTRKDAMVGASAMIVGFESRALGEETAMVATVGKLQVLPNASNVVPGQVRFTLEIRSSSAEQLQRFAVWAQWHAGSIASERGLDLVCKVVGKSEPIEMDPAVQVAICDAAASHKFKYRSMPSGAGHDAAHVALLAPSGMIFIPCLDGRSHCPEEFASTDQMARGAQTLLDAILILDSNRH